The Halovivax ruber XH-70 genome includes the window AATCGGTCAGGTCCGTCGTCGACAGTTCGTCCGGTTCCGACACGTCGAACCGATGGAGGTGTTCGGCGAGCAAGAGCGCGTCGTCGTGGAGCCGGTCCGGCGCCGTTCGCGCCTCGGCAGGGCTGACGAGAAACGGACTCTCACCGGCCGTTTCCGCCGCCAGGTTGAACACGACGTCGTCGCCGTCGATCACGATGTCGGACGTGAGTGTGAGCACGGTGACGTAGGGCTCGACACCCGGTTGCAGCGTCTGGATGCCGATCGGGTTCGATTCGAGCCGATCGACGAGCACGTCGAACTGCTCGCGCCGGAGTGTCCGATCCTCGCCGCTGTCGAAAAATTCGATCACGAGTCGGTCGTCCTCGATCGACCGGGTGGTGAACCGACGGGCCGAGACGGGCGTCTCCAGCGCCGCGCCGTCGTCGAGCGCCGCGAGCTGCGTTCGAAGGTCGTCCCAGCGCGCTGCTGCGTCCATAGTCACACACCGACGGCCGGACGGGAAAATCGATGCCCGGCATCGCACGGCTCCGGGCCCATTGGCCGATCGAGATGGCAGTTCGGTCCATCCGTGCAGGCCTGGTCAGACAGGGTGCGCTGTCAGGACACGGGACGCCGTTCGGTTCAAGACGGCGTGATCCGGTCCCAGAACGACTTCATCTCGGAGGACTCCGACATCGCCTCGAGCTCCCTGAACGCCGACGTTTCCTCCTCTCTGTTGGCCGACAACGGATCCATCACCTCGCTTCCGTACCCGATCCGATCCGCCATCAGTTCGAGTCCCTCGTAGGCCGTCATCTCGACGCGTTCGGTCATCATCCCGGCCGTCATATAGCCCATGTCGCGCATCCCGGCGTCGTCGATCGACTCGTCCAGTTCGATACGTTCCTCGTGGAGGCCGTCGACGACGGCATCCTCGATCGGGGCCGGTGTCGACCCGATCTCGTCGAAAACCGTTTCGAGCCGGGAGACGTG containing:
- a CDS encoding YciE/YciF ferroxidase family protein, which translates into the protein MSMNALEDMFEHKLRQQYYAETQLVDELDHMARMADNEQLSDGMAEHRDETRDHVSRLETVFDEIGSTPAPIEDAVVDGLHEERIELDESIDDAGMRDMGYMTAGMMTERVEMTAYEGLELMADRIGYGSEVMDPLSANREEETSAFRELEAMSESSEMKSFWDRITPS